The following proteins are co-located in the Flexistipes sp. genome:
- a CDS encoding putative manganese-dependent inorganic diphosphatase, whose amino-acid sequence MSKISVVGHKNPDSDSICSAIAYAYLKNKIDKEHEYCAFRCGNINSQTKFILENANITAPAFISDIYPKVKDVMSKDVVSSRADSPVFNVMKNIENLKIRMTPVVDASNKVSGIVSILEINDYFMTSDILKKPVYTFRPENFENVIDGYFHAKGEYDEFSASIMVGAMPYERYVEHMEKFDLSQTVLVVGKRRDIVEFALSNEVPAVILTGIKSSEDLDFDFSGYKGWVYISNLDTAETLRRLTLTVPAKYLMSPDIPVITPNDDLDDAKDLMLRHNRRGLIVVDENEQLAGIVTRSDVLKGHKQKIIMVDHNEMNQAVDGAETAEILEVVDHHRLGTVKTTKPIQFLAKPVGSTCSIIYEQFRNYNVEIPKNIGLLLLSGVLSDTVMLKSPTTTLFDKEIVEELANLLNVDYSEYGKKMFYATDSLKSREPEEVINADFKKYSEYGFEFGIGQVEVVNLNEIDELKDDFFDALKNVRDRKKLDFAMLLVTDIVNTDSVLLSTEFYAAKRLVYRKLDDYSYDLPGVLSRKKQLLPEVLRVLEETAKK is encoded by the coding sequence ATGTCGAAGATTTCCGTTGTAGGGCATAAAAACCCGGACAGTGATTCCATATGCTCGGCAATTGCATATGCGTATCTGAAAAATAAAATTGATAAAGAACACGAATATTGTGCATTCAGGTGCGGTAATATCAACAGTCAGACTAAATTTATCCTTGAAAATGCCAATATAACAGCTCCGGCTTTCATCAGTGATATATATCCCAAAGTTAAAGATGTGATGTCAAAAGATGTGGTGTCATCCCGTGCGGACTCACCGGTATTCAACGTAATGAAAAATATTGAAAATTTAAAAATCAGAATGACACCTGTTGTTGATGCCAGCAACAAAGTCAGTGGTATTGTTAGTATACTGGAAATAAACGACTATTTTATGACCAGCGACATCTTAAAAAAGCCCGTTTATACATTCAGACCTGAAAATTTTGAAAATGTGATAGACGGTTATTTCCACGCAAAAGGTGAATATGATGAATTTTCCGCCTCGATTATGGTGGGTGCCATGCCTTATGAGCGCTACGTGGAGCATATGGAAAAATTTGATTTAAGCCAGACGGTTCTGGTTGTGGGGAAAAGAAGGGATATAGTGGAATTTGCCCTCTCGAATGAAGTGCCTGCTGTTATTCTTACAGGGATAAAATCATCAGAGGATCTTGATTTTGATTTCAGCGGCTATAAAGGCTGGGTTTACATTTCTAATCTGGATACTGCAGAGACTCTGAGGAGGCTGACCCTTACGGTGCCGGCAAAATACCTCATGAGTCCGGATATCCCAGTTATCACACCCAATGATGATTTGGATGATGCAAAAGATCTTATGTTAAGGCACAACAGAAGAGGACTTATAGTGGTGGATGAGAATGAACAGCTTGCGGGGATTGTAACCCGTTCGGATGTTTTGAAAGGTCATAAACAGAAAATTATTATGGTGGATCACAATGAGATGAATCAGGCGGTGGATGGGGCGGAAACAGCAGAAATTCTTGAAGTCGTTGATCACCACAGGTTGGGGACGGTAAAAACCACAAAGCCCATTCAGTTTCTTGCTAAACCAGTGGGCAGCACCTGTTCCATTATTTACGAGCAGTTCAGAAATTATAATGTAGAGATTCCCAAAAATATCGGTTTGCTTCTTTTGTCAGGCGTTCTCTCCGATACAGTAATGCTAAAATCACCAACAACCACACTTTTTGACAAGGAGATTGTGGAAGAGCTCGCAAATTTGCTAAATGTTGATTATTCAGAATATGGTAAGAAGATGTTTTATGCCACTGACAGTTTGAAATCCAGAGAGCCTGAAGAGGTTATCAATGCAGATTTTAAAAAATACAGTGAATACGGTTTTGAATTCGGCATAGGCCAGGTGGAAGTTGTTAACCTTAATGAAATAGATGAGTTGAAAGATGATTTTTTTGATGCCCTTAAAAATGTCAGAGACAGGAAAAAGCTTGATTTTGCCATGTTACTTGTTACGGATATTGTAAATACGGACAGTGTGCTTCTTTCCACTGAGTTTTATGCGGCCAAAAGACTGGTATACAGGAAACTGGACGACTATTCTTATGATCTTCCCGGTGTGCTTTCCAGGAAAAAACAGTTGCTGCCTGAGGTTTTGAGAGTCCTTGAAGAGACCGCTAAAAAATGA
- a CDS encoding STAS domain-containing protein — MKLNNYMEGKTKVIEVDTVRIDASNSGEFKEKMSELTKSQDAIVDFKHLEFIDSSGLSALVYLHKQSINDKTELRLVNLSPKILDIIKTTGLTQILQIYPDLESAKKDM; from the coding sequence ATGAAACTTAACAATTATATGGAAGGAAAAACAAAAGTAATAGAGGTGGACACAGTAAGAATCGATGCAAGCAACTCTGGAGAATTTAAGGAAAAAATGTCTGAACTGACAAAATCCCAGGATGCGATTGTTGATTTTAAGCATCTGGAATTTATAGACAGTTCAGGCCTTAGTGCCCTTGTTTATCTTCACAAGCAGTCTATCAACGACAAAACGGAACTTCGTCTGGTCAATTTAAGCCCTAAGATACTTGACATAATAAAAACCACAGGACTTACACAGATTCTCCAGATATATCCGGATTTAGAGTCTGCAAAAAAGGACATGTAA
- a CDS encoding ATP-binding protein translates to MYTKPSVLELTVPGNIKLVSALGEMAELFVKSIIKNGCETQDIAFKINLVLTEAASNAIFYGCKSIDEQIKIKLELDNGIINIEVIDKGGGLELSDIHKPDPFDERGRGLYIIKQFMDSVDYYQNADGECVFTMKKYIATNSQII, encoded by the coding sequence ATGTACACAAAACCGTCCGTTTTGGAACTTACTGTTCCCGGAAATATAAAGCTTGTTTCCGCACTGGGAGAGATGGCTGAACTTTTTGTCAAAAGCATCATAAAAAACGGCTGTGAAACCCAGGATATTGCCTTCAAGATAAATCTCGTACTGACAGAAGCGGCTTCCAATGCCATTTTCTACGGCTGCAAAAGTATTGATGAACAAATAAAAATAAAGTTGGAACTGGATAACGGAATAATAAATATAGAGGTAATTGATAAAGGAGGCGGGCTCGAACTCTCTGATATCCATAAGCCTGACCCTTTTGATGAAAGAGGCAGAGGTTTATATATAATTAAGCAGTTTATGGACTCAGTAGATTATTATCAGAACGCCGACGGTGAGTGCGTTTTTACCATGAAAAAATATATCGCCACAAACAGCCAAATCATTTAG
- a CDS encoding SphA family protein: protein MKKLSLLIVMVSLLTFFSSTALYAGGGGSYPNGAEAFMSGAVPPPGLYFTNYFYYYSADEMKDDDGDNIKAFDKVNVVADVLRFIYITDKKIMGGNYGQHLFIPFINTQLDFNAKVGPDSDDSYSDTNIPYLIYSPFLLSHHFMKGKLHTAVSLMDIYIPFYNQEDDNLAYVGHNFWTFEPAVGITYLPGNFEFSVKAMYDFNTTQEDYPTVYGVNVDRKPGQEFHFDYSASYAVSKNLRLGISGYYYRQMTDDDFDIDSNIAPAVQELLRQDEENRSKVFAIGPGVQYKYKNMFFELRSQWEIKARNKTEGQATWFKFTYAF from the coding sequence ATGAAAAAATTATCACTATTAATTGTTATGGTATCCTTACTAACGTTTTTTTCTTCAACAGCGTTGTATGCCGGCGGAGGAGGTTCATATCCGAACGGAGCTGAAGCTTTTATGTCAGGGGCTGTTCCGCCTCCGGGACTGTATTTCACCAACTATTTTTACTATTACTCTGCAGATGAAATGAAAGATGACGACGGTGACAACATAAAGGCATTTGATAAAGTAAATGTAGTCGCAGATGTATTGAGATTTATCTACATTACTGACAAAAAAATAATGGGTGGAAATTACGGACAGCACCTTTTTATCCCCTTTATAAATACCCAGTTGGACTTTAATGCAAAAGTTGGGCCGGACAGTGACGATTCATACTCAGATACAAACATCCCTTACCTTATTTACAGTCCTTTTCTTCTTTCACATCACTTTATGAAGGGCAAACTACACACAGCAGTTTCTTTAATGGATATTTATATCCCCTTTTACAATCAGGAAGATGACAATCTTGCCTATGTGGGACACAATTTCTGGACGTTTGAACCGGCTGTTGGAATTACATACCTCCCCGGTAATTTTGAATTTTCTGTTAAAGCAATGTATGATTTCAACACAACACAGGAGGATTACCCCACTGTTTACGGAGTAAACGTTGACAGAAAGCCCGGACAGGAATTTCACTTCGATTACAGTGCCTCATATGCAGTTTCAAAGAATTTGAGACTTGGTATCAGCGGATATTATTACCGTCAGATGACTGATGACGATTTTGATATAGACAGTAATATAGCACCGGCTGTACAGGAGCTACTCAGACAGGATGAGGAAAACAGAAGCAAAGTTTTTGCTATAGGTCCGGGTGTGCAGTACAAATATAAAAATATGTTTTTTGAACTGAGAAGCCAGTGGGAAATTAAAGCCAGAAATAAAACTGAAGGGCAGGCCACCTGGTTTAAATTCACATATGCTTTTTGA
- the meaB gene encoding methylmalonyl Co-A mutase-associated GTPase MeaB: MRVDDIIKGVLKGHKRHLAKAITLVESKSLSKREDADKLLNSILPYTGNSIRLGISGVPGVGKSTFIESFGKFLTSINKKVAVLAVDPSSKISGGSILGDKTRMQELAKDHDAFIRPSPSDESLGGVARKTRESMLICEAAGYDIIIVETVGVGQSEIEVASMVDCFTLLQLPGAGDELQGIKKGIMEISDIILINKSEGENIHKAKLAKSQIENALHILKGRDDNWIVKVLLVSALNNEGIERFWEVLLHFITHMKNGNFFRAKRKKQSVDWMWKLLDDELMRIFKSDGKIKEMLVSTEEEVRAGHINPASAAKTLLDAFLDKK, from the coding sequence ATGCGTGTCGATGATATTATAAAAGGTGTTTTGAAAGGCCACAAAAGACACCTTGCCAAAGCAATTACGCTTGTTGAAAGCAAAAGTCTCAGCAAAAGAGAGGATGCCGACAAGCTTCTAAACAGTATACTGCCATATACCGGGAACTCTATCCGACTTGGTATTTCCGGCGTTCCCGGTGTTGGTAAAAGTACCTTTATCGAATCATTCGGGAAATTCCTTACTTCAATAAATAAGAAGGTAGCTGTACTGGCTGTCGACCCTTCTTCAAAAATATCGGGTGGAAGCATTCTTGGTGACAAGACAAGGATGCAGGAGCTGGCAAAGGATCATGATGCTTTTATACGGCCGTCGCCATCTGATGAATCATTGGGAGGAGTGGCCAGAAAAACCCGTGAATCGATGCTGATATGTGAAGCTGCCGGCTACGATATTATTATTGTGGAAACGGTGGGAGTGGGGCAATCGGAAATCGAAGTTGCCTCAATGGTGGACTGCTTTACTCTTTTACAGCTTCCCGGAGCAGGAGATGAGCTCCAGGGGATAAAAAAAGGTATAATGGAAATATCGGATATTATTCTGATTAACAAATCCGAAGGCGAAAATATTCATAAAGCAAAGCTGGCAAAAAGTCAGATTGAAAATGCTCTGCACATATTAAAAGGACGCGATGATAACTGGATTGTAAAAGTACTGCTTGTGAGCGCACTTAACAACGAAGGAATAGAGAGATTTTGGGAGGTGCTGCTTCATTTCATTACTCATATGAAGAATGGAAATTTTTTCCGGGCAAAAAGGAAAAAACAATCTGTTGACTGGATGTGGAAGCTGCTTGATGATGAGCTCATGCGTATTTTTAAAAGTGATGGAAAAATTAAAGAAATGCTTGTTTCAACCGAAGAAGAGGTCAGAGCAGGGCATATAAACCCTGCATCTGCTGCAAAAACACTTCTGGATGCTTTCTTGGATAAGAAATAA